The DNA segment ataaaaaagtaaaatagcaaaaaattaaaacttggtTTTACAGCTAATTAAACATATAGTTGTCATAAAATAAATTGGTGTTTTACGTGAGGAACGTATCATGATTTATTGAAATGTAGAAAGGGTTCTATTCACTCCAAAGTTTATAAGACATTTGCCGCAAATCTTGAAGGGGTCCGGCAGTGGTCTGTTGTTATTCTGCCTCAGTGCATACTAGTATAACCATAAGCCACAGTaatgtatatcatttatttCGAAAACCATGAAATAACAAGTTCTACATATGTGTGCTGTGATGTTGGTAAAAAgctacaaaaaacaaaaacaaaaccttaGCTAACTCATCATACTCATGActacaaaaatcataaaactaaCAGTTCAAATCTATGTatcaaaatgaattttcaatcaaatcattcaaaaattatAGCACCAAATGGCTTTCCATACTTTTGTAAAAACAGTGACAAAATTAACAATCATCATATTTCACTTTTGGCTGATATacacatatacaaaatttatcttGATGTGGAAACATATTAACTTTCAACATACAATCATTAAAAACTATGAATTATAAACTTACATTGTGAGTTGGCGTAGTTTACGATACTTTTAAATGCCTGTGACCACGTTCATGCTTTCAATTTAGGAAACAAAAAAGTAAGGGGGACAGTAACGAACTTCAAAGTACAAAAATCTAGCAATAAAAAATAGTCCGGGAAAACTTATGAAAAATCGATAGAATTTctgttaaacaataaaaaatcaacactgGTAACAGTACACTCCCCGTCTATTATCATTCCCATGATaatattttacaacaaatttatgcaaatataccaaatgtaaaaataagtcACAATTTTGACTATTGCGAAAAATCAATGCTATCGAAGAACATTCCTTCAGCATaaaaaacacactaaaaatacaaacaacagtTCACTTAaaccttttataaattgttcaaTATTGTCAATATTCACAATCAGTCTACCAATAAAACCATCTCACTAATCGGTCTAGTATATGTAACAGCTTTTCCTTCCTTGTAAATGCGGAGGCGAGCCTTGCGTACTTTTCCATCATCACTTTTGAAAACTTCCTCCACAATGCCTAGTGGCCACTCTCCTCGGTAAATAGATTTGTCTCTCATTAGAATTACATCACCAACTTTGATATCGTCTTTTTCAACGTGCCATTTACGTCTCTGTTGCAAACATTGTAAATAATCTGACCTCCAATGCTTCCAGAATATATCTGATAGAACTTGCACATGTTTCCATTGTGCACGATACATATCCTTAAGATTGTATGTGTCCGTTATCACAGGTAAGTAGTCTTGTTTTCCAGTTAAGAGCATTGATGGACTTAGAATCAAAGGCATTTCCGGATCTGATGATATCTGTGCAATGGGTCTTGCGTTAATAATAGCGGTCACTTCAGCTAAGAATGTTGTTAAACTTTCATGAGTCAAACTTTTACTACTAGAAGTTAAGATAACAGCGTCTAATATTCTTCGTGTGACACCTATCATCCTTTCCCACACTCCTCCCATGTGGGAAGAGTGGGGAGGGTTAAATTTCCATACTGAACCAGATTCATATAGAAAGTTTTTAACTGTCAAATCTTCAACATTTATAGCTTCAATATTTGAATCATCTGTGGCACCTATGAAATTTGTCCCACGGTCAGATCGATACACTTTGGCTTGTCCGCGTAATGACTGGAACCTACGAAGTGAATTTATAAAACAGGAACTACTTAATGATTCTATCACTTCTATATGAACTGCTCTCGTAGtcatacatgtaaatgaaatagCCCACCTTTTACTATTTGCTGAACCTCCACGTGTCTTACGAGTTAATACTTGCCAAGGTCCGAAGGTATCCAAACCTACAAATGTGAACGGAGGCCCTGGTGTTAGTCTATCAGAAGGCAAGTCCGCCATTTTTTGTTCCTGGAACTTTCCTCGAAGTTTCCTGCATATTACACACTTTTGTATAAATGAAGAAATTAATCGTTTAGCTCCAATTAGCCAGTATCCTGCACTCCTTAACGCACCTTCAGTTAAATGTCTACCCTGATGTTTCACTGAATTGTGATAGCGGTCTATAAGAAGCTTACTAATGTAACTATTTTTCGGAATGATAATTGGGTTAATTTCTCCTGTCGGAAGCCAAGACTTTGCCTTTTCCAAACGTCCTCCTACACGAATCAAACCTTGTGAATCCAAAAATGGCGAAAGAGAGATTAAAGATGattgttttgaaatgtttgtGCCTCTAGCCAAACATTCTATCTCTTGCGAATATACTTCCTTCTGACATTCCTTCAAGATAAATAATTCCGCTTTTTGGTAACTATCAACTGACatgacattttgacaaaaatgccAACCTTGGCACGACTTATCCTTTAAACTGAATGACTGAGCCACATGTTGCAAAAATGATATAGCTTTCACAAGCCGTCTCCAACtagagatttttttaaaacgcCCCACTATTGGCGCAAGCGCATCTATTGACGTTTTCGATGCACTTATCTCTTTTCTAATCTCTTTATCATTATCTGGACTAACTAACGGATATAATATTTTGACATCACATTGAGCTTCTTCGTCAGAGTTCTTCATCCACTTCGGCCCAAGAAGCCATGGATTGTTTTCCATATCAACAGATATTGAGTAACGTGTACCGCAATCTGATGGGTTTAAATGTGTTGGGACAAACTGCCACTGATTTGACGACGATACACTCAGAATGCGTTCAATTCTGTTTGACACGTAGGTGTGAAAACGTCGGGTCTGATTAGTGATATATCctaacacaattttgttatcagAATAATACTTGATAGAGTCCAACGGAACATctaaattttcagatattatttTTCCAATTTCGGTTGCCAAGACAGCCCCACATAACTCTAATCTTGGTATCGTGTTTCCGCTAAGAGGTGCTAGTTTCGATTTTCCCATAATAAATCCTACGGTACTGGTCCCATGTGTGTCGATAGCTCTTAAATATGCCGAAGCCGCAACTGCCTTCTCTGAAGCGtctgaaaatacatgtacttctaAGTTGTCCATAACACTGATTGACATAGGTATATACATACGCGGTATACTAAGTTCTCGAAGTGACAAAACAGAGATCCTCCATTCATTCCATTTCTCTTGAAAACTTTGTGATAAACCTTCATCCCAATCAGTACCCGGTGGGGATGCATCTCGCAACAAAATCTTTCCGCTAATTGTGAGTGGTGACAAGAATCCAATCGGATCAAAAATACTATTCAATGACGAAAGAATACCTCTACGGGTGCAGGGTTTATCATCTTGTAATGGGGTAAATATAAAGCTATCGGTGTTTAAGTCCCAAGCGAGGCCAAGGCTGTGTTGTACCGGAAAATAGTCTTCACACAAGTTTAAATTCTTGAGATCCTTTCCAATATCATCGGTAGGGAAAGCCTTCATTACGTCGCTACTATTTGATGTAATCTTGTGTAACCTAATGTTACCTTCTGTTTTTAGCGCCATCTGTGTTCTTGTTATAAGATCAATTACTTGTTCACTTTCAGGCAAGGAAATGAGTCCATCGTCTACGTAAAAATCCCTGTTAACGAAAGTCTTAACATCTGAGCCGAACGTTTCATTAGAGTTTTCAACTGTCTTGCGTAATCCGTACGTTGCCACTGCAGGAGAAGCGCTATTGCCAAAAACATTGACACACATCCGATGTTCTATAAGCGGATTATCTGGGTTATTGTCCTTGTACCAAAAGAACCTCAAAAAGTTTCTATCTTCTTCTCTCACGTAGaattgataaaacatttgttcTATATCAGCAGTGGCCGCAAACTGGTCACTGCGAAAACGCAACAAAATACCAAGTAGGTTGTTAGTGAGATCTGGTCCTGACATCATAACGCTATTGAGAGATACTCCTTCGAAAGATGCTGAGGAATCAAATACGCCTCTTATCTGGTTAGGCTTGTTCTGGTGGTAAACACCAAAAAGGGGGAGATACCAACACTCCTCATCTGTGATTATGGGAGCTACCTCCGCTGCTCCGCTAACTAATACTTTTTGCATAAATTCTacaaaatgagtcttttttgtaaaattttgttggAAAGATTTATCGAGTATTTGAGCCCTTTTCCATGCTTGACTCCTATTGTTCGGCAATCGTTGTCTATTTGGTCTAAAAGGGAGGGGTGCAGTCCAGTGCCCATTTGAATCTTTCTTAAATTCAGAATCCATGAGATTAAGGAACAAGCGGTCTTGGACTGATGTGCCAATCTTGTCGTCATCTTTGGTTTTAATAAACAATGGGTCATTGTTACATCTTTGTGAATTAACATTATCTCTGATATGAGCCAATTCAGTGTTTTCCTTTACATACAAAGTGTTAGTACAAGGTTCAAATATAGTTCCTCTACCATTGTTCATTACATTAGTCTTATTGACATTGACAAAATTTGGTTTGTGTACTTTGCCTAAGCAAACATCGCCTATAATTACCCAACCGAAAAAGAGCTCCTGGGCAAATGGCGTGCCCTTCGGTCCTGTCAACTGTCTAAACACGTGGTGCGCTTCTGGGACATCTCTTCCAATCAAAAGTTGAATGTCTATATTTGGATTCAAATCTAACATTTGATGAGCTATCTCCCGTAAATGGGGATAGGATTTAGCAATATCCGGAGTCGGAATTTCTGATTTTTCGTCTGGGATTGCACTGCACTCTATTACTGAATGTATTTCAAGTTCTCCATTACCAGACAATGACTCAACTATCAGACTTTCTGCACATCTACCATTCATGATAGTGCGTCCAGCACAAGACGACATAGTATACTGAATGGCCGATGTATTTATACCTAATTGATCAAACAGCTCAGTCTTAGCAAGAGTTCTGTTACTTTGGTCGTCCAGTATAGCGTACACATTAACGGCTTTATCTGGGAAGTTCTTCGGGTACACACGGACCTGAACGGTTTTTCCACATGATTTACCACTAAATCCACATAAAAACGTGCACTTTGATGACACTGTTTGATCATTAGCATTTTGCGTTGTATCTGATGATTTCTCTCCGCCGTCAGGACAACTAGATTTTGCAGTTACATGCATAGCGGTTATATGATAATTACTTCCACAATGATCGCATTTTACAGTTACAGTGCAATTTCGTGACATATGAGTTGTCGAATGGCagcatttgaaacaaatattattgtccTTCAGATACTTTCTGCGTTCTTTATAAGTCATTGCTTTAAAGGCTCGACAAGTATTCAAATGATGATTGGCTTTATGAATAGGACAACGTACTGTCTCTTTCTCTTCCttctgtttaatattaacatctGTTTTTCGGTTAAACACTGACGTTGCACCATGGTTAACTTTCCGTGTTTCATTTTTCCTAGAATACGACGTTTCAGTATTACTATAAATAAACGCGGGATCATTTTTGACAGCACTAACCTCTCTGATAAATTGCACCAAGTACGAAAAAGGTGGAAATGGTACGTTGTTCCTCAGTTTGTATTGCGATGCACGTGTTGTCCACTTCTCTTGTATATTATATGGTAACTTGTCCACAATTGGTAAAACACCAGAAGAAGAGTCGAAATAtgacaataaatttgaaaatttctcaTTCTCTTTCGA comes from the Mytilus trossulus isolate FHL-02 chromosome 3, PNRI_Mtr1.1.1.hap1, whole genome shotgun sequence genome and includes:
- the LOC134709305 gene encoding uncharacterized protein LOC134709305, with amino-acid sequence MRAEQQTKLIKQKARLSELETQSKALKDREKAEVDADLALLKQQTEAAVAEVEVKVLEEVESDRRSLSLQEDKESLQKVKMTLTKKYVNEQFNEAEQLKSQDKNNNVPQDIPNNQDKFSSHTPAPWNQLNIIPTPRNLPKFQVDDLDRSIVEDIKPEIRQKQTLNPYAADFELTQPPLPPNHDQSVVSDLTKFLLKKDLLLSRFQNFDDCPETYASWKATFKSITDELSVTAFEEMDLLVKWLGRESSKFSQNIRASNVNNPNAGLRRIWERLDERYCRPEMVEAAIKTKLQKFPKLTNKDHSRLYELLDILTQIESSKENEKFSNLLSYFDSSSGVLPIVDKLPYNIQEKWTTRASQYKLRNNVPFPPFSYLVQFIREVSAVKNDPAFIYSNTETSYSRKNETRKVNHGATSVFNRKTDVNIKQKEEKETVRCPIHKANHHLNTCRAFKAMTYKERRKYLKDNNICFKCCHSTTHMSRNCTVTVKCDHCGSNYHITAMHVTAKSSCPDGGEKSSDTTQNANDQTVSSKCTFLCGFSGKSCGKTVQVRVYPKNFPDKAVNVYAILDDQSNRTLAKTELFDQLGINTSAIQYTMSSCAGRTIMNGRCAESLIVESLSGNGELEIHSVIECSAIPDEKSEIPTPDIAKSYPHLREIAHQMLDLNPNIDIQLLIGRDVPEAHHVFRQLTGPKGTPFAQELFFGWVIIGDVCLGKVHKPNFVNVNKTNVMNNGRGTIFEPCTNTLYVKENTELAHIRDNVNSQRCNNDPLFIKTKDDDKIGTSVQDRLFLNLMDSEFKKDSNGHWTAPLPFRPNRQRLPNNRSQAWKRAQILDKSFQQNFTKKTHFVEFMQKVLVSGAAEVAPIITDEECWYLPLFGVYHQNKPNQIRGVFDSSASFEGVSLNSVMMSGPDLTNNLLGILLRFRSDQFAATADIEQMFYQFYVREEDRNFLRFFWYKDNNPDNPLIEHRMCVNVFGNSASPAVATYGLRKTVENSNETFGSDVKTFVNRDFYVDDGLISLPESEQVIDLITRTQMALKTEGNIRLHKITSNSSDVMKAFPTDDIGKDLKNLNLCEDYFPVQHSLGLAWDLNTDSFIFTPLQDDKPCTRRGILSSLNSIFDPIGFLSPLTISGKILLRDASPPGTDWDEGLSQSFQEKWNEWRISVLSLRELSIPRMYIPMSISVMDNLEVHVFSDASEKAVAASAYLRAIDTHGTSTVGFIMGKSKLAPLSGNTIPRLELCGAVLATEIGKIISENLDVPLDSIKYYSDNKIVLGYITNQTRRFHTYVSNRIERILSVSSSNQWQFVPTHLNPSDCGTRYSISVDMENNPWLLGPKWMKNSDEEAQCDVKILYPLVSPDNDKEIRKEISASKTSIDALAPIVGRFKKISSWRRLVKAISFLQHVAQSFSLKDKSCQGWHFCQNVMSVDSYQKAELFILKECQKEVYSQEIECLARGTNISKQSSLISLSPFLDSQGLIRVGGRLEKAKSWLPTGEINPIIIPKNSYISKLLIDRYHNSVKHQGRHLTEGALRSAGYWLIGAKRLISSFIQKCVICRKLRGKFQEQKMADLPSDRLTPGPPFTFVGLDTFGPWQVLTRKTRGGSANSKRWAISFTCMTTRAVHIEVIESLSSSCFINSLRRFQSLRGQAKVYRSDRGTNFIGATDDSNIEAINVEDLTVKNFLYESGSVWKFNPPHSSHMGGVWERMIGVTRRILDAVILTSSSKSLTHESLTTFLAEVTAIINARPIAQISSDPEMPLILSPSMLLTGKQDYLPVITDTYNLKDMYRAQWKHVQVLSDIFWKHWRSDYLQCLQQRRKWHVEKDDIKVGDVILMRDKSIYRGEWPLGIVEEVFKSDDGKVRKARLRIYKEGKAVTYTRPISEMVLLVD